One region of Monomorium pharaonis isolate MP-MQ-018 chromosome 11, ASM1337386v2, whole genome shotgun sequence genomic DNA includes:
- the LOC105834687 gene encoding frizzled-4 yields the protein MRWILLPLLTLVRAIWCAHGACEPIRIEMCRGLGYNVTVMPNLVGHEIQNDADFTLQTFSPLIQYGCSAQLHLFLCSVYAPMCTEKVPAPIGPCRGLCEQVRARCFPVLQGFGFPWPAALNCSRFPPENNHQHMCMEGPGEPGPANPIQVSNGNGPWGCSWYAKSGLYTFLNRSGRCAAACDADILWSQKDKRLAEAWMAAFATVCLVSVAIAFLTLLKPRKRPILTTTAERAIVFLTICHAAVAIGYVIRLAAGRLNVACSPAMPLHPQDQAVLAQQQQQQQYLTQDGLANPYCAVVFLLLYYFGNAAIVWWVVICAWWCIMARKWTRTAGSYNKEDSFGPQQGCSTVAAVAAWGLPAAHTIAVLVTRDVDADELTASCFVGQQNTHSLLVLVLVPQFVYLSFGATFLLVGLATLVLPRRPAVTPTSASTSASSSSTAAAAAAAAVLTALTASSHTNGPLMGSRPQRDVPGKSSLSPAEVHRRQKQLLIRIGIFACLYGTLIICLASTTFYEWWGRETWLRAPEPSTAPRVPARPHLQLFVLRLVVTLGAGITTAAWIWWPEMTSACRRLSHCKQPPHKCHPVPTVVHCYGNNGTPHHQIHHLAHLAPSQHPLLQHQHATLASSQIPHRNQKKHRKHRKHYHSGSETQV from the exons ATGCGTTGGATTTTGCTGCCGCTGTTGACGTTGGTGCGGGCGATATGGTGCGCGCACGGCGCCTGCGAGCCGATCAGAATCGAGATGTGTCGCGGCCTCGGCTACAATGTCACTGTCATGCCGAATCTAGTTGGCCACGAGATCCAAAACGATGCCGATTTTACTTTGCAAACGTTCAGCCCGCTCATTCAGTATGGATGCAG CGCTCAACTGCATCTGTTCTTGTGCTCGGTGTACGCTCCGATGTGTACCGAGAAGGTACCCGCGCCGATCGGTCCCTGCCGGGGTTTGTGCGAGCAAGTGCGGGCCCGCTGTTTCCCGGTCCTTCAGGGATTCGGCTTCCCCTGGCCCGCCGCGCTGAACTGCTCCAGGTTTCCGCCGGAGAACAATCACCAGCACATGTGCATGGAAGGACCGGGTGAGCCAGGACCGGCTAATCCTATCCAG GTGAGCAACGGCAACGGGCCCTGGGGCTGCTCCTGGTACGCCAAGTCCGGACTGTACACCTTCCTAAATCGTTCCGGGAGATGCGCCGCCGCCTGCGACGCCGACATTCTCTGGTCCCAGAAGGATAAGAGGCTCGCGGAGGCCTGGATGGCAGCGTTCGCGACGGTGTGCCTCGTCTCCGTCGCGATCGCCTTTCTGACGCTTTTGAAGCCGCGCAAGCGGCCTATACTCACCACCACCGCAG AGCGTGCAATAGTCTTCTTGACGATCTGTCATGCGGCAGTCGCGATCGGCTACGTGATCCGACTGGCTGCCGGCCGGCTAAACGTCGCCTGTAGTCCCGCGATGCCGTTACACCCGCAGGATCAAGCTGTCTTGGcccagcagcagcaacagcagcaatACCTAACGCAAGACGGATTGGCCAATCCATATTGTGCCGTCGTTTTCCTGCTGCTCTACTACTTCGGCAACGCAGCGATCGTTTG GTGGGTCGTGATATGCGCGTGGTGGTGCATAATGGCCAGAAAATGGACGAGGACGGCCGGCAGCTACAACAAGGAGGATAGTTTCGGGCCGCAGCAGGGGTGCTCAaccgtcgccgccgtcgcggCCTGGGGCCTTCCCGCCGCACACACCATCGCCGTGCTGGTCACGAGGGATGTCGACGCTGACGAGTTAACCG CGAGCTGTTTCGTCGGTCAGCAGAACACGCACTCCCTGCTCGTGCTGGTGCTGGTGCCGCAATTCGTCTACCTGTCGTTCGGCGCGACGTTCCTCCTAGTCGGGCTCGCGACGTTGGTGTTACCGCGGCGCCCGGCGGTGACTCCGACGTCGGCGTCGACGTCGGCGTCGTCCTCGTCGACGGCGGCCgcggccgcggcggcggcggttcTCACGGCGCTCACGGCGTCGTCCCACACGAATGGTCCGCTGATGGGATCGCGGCCGCAGCGCGACGTCCCCGGGAAATCGTCGTTGTCCCCGGCCGAGGTCCATCGGCGACAGAAGCAGCTGTTGATCCGCATCGGCATATTCGCCTGCCTCTACGGCACTTTGATCATCTGCCTCGCCAGCACGACCTTCTACGAGTGGTGGGGCAGAGAGACGTGGCTCCGGGCGCCGGAGCCGTCAACCGCGCCGCGCGTACCCGCCCGGCCGCACCTGCAGCTCTTCGTCCTACGGCTCGTGGTGACCCTCGGCGCCGGCATCACAACTGCCGCTTGGATCTGGTGGCCGGAGATGACCAGCGCGTGCCGCAGGCTGTCGCACTGCAAGCAGCCGCCGCATAAATGCCACCCGGTGCCCACCGTCGTGCACTGTTACGGCAACAACGGCACTCCTCATCATCAGATTCACCATCTCGCCCATCTCGCGCCGTCGCAGCATCCCCTGTTGCAGCATCAGCACGCGACCTTAGCGAGCTCGCAGATACCCCACAGGAACCAGAAGAAGCATCGGAAGCACCGAAAGCATTATCATTCCGGTAGTGAAACGCAAGTCTGA
- the LOC105839741 gene encoding uncharacterized protein LOC105839741 codes for MQTKYNFYLLLAQMATILLLVNSVTSNLFDKLTKIASTEEKQEGTDILSMGQYFQDIFSEQLTPFKFEFGHVCENPNEWEQRFERKDFDDNRYSGKVKWGNKNGEYGEQYWDLNH; via the exons ATGcagacaaaatataatttttatttattactagcACAAATGGCAACAATACTACTTCTCGTAAATTCTGTCACGTccaatttatttgataaacttACAAAAATAGCTTCGACAG AAGAGAAGCAAGAAGGAACGGATATTTTATCGATGGGACAATATTTTCA AGATATATTTTCGGAACAATTGACAccttttaaatttgaatttggtCATGTCTGCGAAAATCCGAATGAATGGGAACAAAGATTTGAACGAAAAGATTTTGATGACAATCGTTATAGCGGCAAG gTAAAATGGGGTAACAAAAATGGAGAGTACGGTGAACAGTATTGGGATTTGAAccattaa
- the LOC105839739 gene encoding calcium uptake protein 1 homolog, mitochondrial isoform X1 has product MLLNRSAFAFRQCLRHKPLTADTLFILELQKNYRKNEYEYNQTRNFKNFGHTKKKFTFFSNLPFVLGCTGMLITICFDWQRYFNLIPKVEAASILTEEGQNSENIENVEQEIQKKKKSKKQKIGFRDRKIIEYENRIRHYSTPDKVFRYFATLQVTNNDIHEVFMTPDDFLRSMTPGVKQPDGLGLDQYRRYDPKNIHNKLELELDEDSIFYKLGSAGLITFSDYIFLLTVLSTSRRHFEIAFRMFDFNGDGDVDSEEFGKVATLIRSQTSIGTRHRDHATTGNTFKGVNSALTTYFFGPQMNQKLTIEKFLDFQQQLQREILGLEFERRNPDEHGNITEVDFTELLLAYAGYPAKKKAKMLKRVKKTFKEDPKGISKEEYLKFFHFLNNINDVDTALTFYHIAGASIDQATLKHVAKTVAHVDLSDHIIQVVYTIFDENMDGQLSNREFVAVMKNRVLRGLEKPKDTGFVKLIQSMIKCAKNSYLLSYDK; this is encoded by the exons ATGCTGTTGAACAGGAGCGCATTTGCATTTCGACAGTGTCTGCGACACAAGCCTCTGACCGCTGACACACtctttattttagaattacagaaaaattataggAAAAATGAATACGAATACAATCAGACTCGtaacttcaaaaattttggtcATACTAAGAAGAAATTTACCTTTTTCTCTAACCTTCCATTTGTATTGGGTTGCACTGGTATGCTTATAACCATATGTTTTGACTGGCAACG ttacTTCAATTTAATACCTAAAGTGGAAGCTGCCAGTATTCTAACGGAAGAAGGTCAGAATAGTGAAAACATAGAAAATGTAGAACAAGAGAtacaaaagaagaagaagagcaAAAAACAGAAGATTGGATTTCGTGATAGAAAG ATAATAGAATACGAAAATCGTATACGGCATTATTCGACGCCCGACAAGGTGTTCCGTTACTTTGCGACTCTCCAAGTCACAAACAACGACATACACGAAGTATTCATGACACCGGATGACTTTTTAAGATCGATGACTCCTGGCGTGAAACAGCCCGACG gtCTTGGACTGGACCAGTACAGGCGTTATGATCCAAAG AATATCcacaataaattagaattagaatTGGATGAGGATAGCATCTTCTACAAACTGGGCAGTGCAGGTCTTATTACTTTCTCCGATTACATCTTTTTGCTGACCGTATTGTCAA cttCTAGACGTCACTTTGAGATTGCCTTCAGAATGTTCGACTTCAACGGAGATGGTGATGTCGATTCCGAAGAATTTGGAAAAGTAGCTACATTGATACGGTCACAAACTAGCATAGGTACTCGACATCGTGATCACGCGACCACAGGAAATACATTTAAG GGTGTAAATTCTGCGCTAACAACATACTTTTTTGGGCCACAAATGAATCAGAAACTAACAATCGAGAAGTTTTTAGACTTCCAGCAGCAGCTACAACGAGAAATTCTGGGTCTTGAG TTTGAACGACGAAATCCGGATGAGCATGGCAATATCACTGAGGTAGATTTTACGGAATTATTGTTGGCTTACGCTGGATATCCAGcgaaaaaaaaggcaaaaatgtTGAAGAGAGTGAAAAAGAC CTTTAAAGAAGATCCGAAAGGAATCAGTAAAGAGGAATATCTTAagttttttcactttttaaacaacattaacGATGTTGATACAGCCCTAACATTTTATCATATTGCTGGTGCATCTATTGATCAAG CGACATTGAAGCACGTGGCAAAAACTGTAGCACATGTTGATCTAAGTGACCACATCATTCAAGTAGTATACACAATTTTTGATGAGAAta TGGACGGACAACTCAGTAATCGGGAGTTTGTGGCTGTGATGAAGAATCGTGTGCTTCGTGGCCTAGAAAAGCCAAAGGATACTGGATTTGTCAAGTTAATTCAATCCATGATAAAGTGCGCAAAAAATAGCTATCTCCTAtcatatgataaataa
- the LOC105839735 gene encoding V-type proton ATPase subunit D, translating to MEVVDRLAVFPTSSSHTSVKCRLICARRGRDLLAKRVDGLLIRFREIASQLLKNKSQLGQVMRDAAFSLVEVNYATGGVNELVLQAVDKAKTTIRSRQEMIGGIRLWIYEPFRNNGDPFKFTGLARGGQQVAKLKTNYGKAIDLLVELASLQRNFQILDRAVKTTSRRVNALRHIIIPRLERTLAYIVTELDEYEREEFYRLKKIQEWKTKRRDRRSSHDFTRGSDTNMLDDTDEDLLF from the exons ATGGAGGTCGTAGACAGATTGGCAGTTTTCCCGACATCCAGCTCGCACACCAGTGTGAAATGCCGTTTGATTTGCGCTCGCAGGGGTCGCGATTTGCTCGCGAAACGGGTTGATGGTCTCTTAATCCGATTCCGCGAGATTGCGTCGCAATTACTTAAGAACAAATCGCAACTCGGCCAAGTTATGAGGGACGCGGCCTTCTCGCTGGTCGAAGTTAATTACGCGACAGGTGGAGTAAACGAGCTGGTCCTGCAGGCGGTCGACAAGGCCAAAACCACGATTCGATCCAGGCAGGAGATGATCGGTGGGATACGACTATGGATTTACGAGCCCTTCCGCAATAACGGCGATCCCTTCAAGTTTACCGGGTTGGCAAGAGGCGGTCAACAA GTGGCTAAATTAAAGACGAATTACGGGAAGGCGATCGATCTGCTGGTCGAATTGGCGTCGTTGCAGCGCAACTTTCAAATCCTCGACCGGGCGGTCAAGACGACGAGTCGTCGCGTAAACGCTCTTCGGCACATTATTATACCGCGATTAGAACGGACCCTCGCCTACATCGTCACCGAACTCGACGAGTACGAACGGGAGGAATTCTATCGCCTTAAGAAGATACAGGAATGGAAGACGAAGCGACGTGACAGACGGTCCTCTCACGATTTCACTCGAGGCTCGGACACCAACATGCTCGACGACACGGATGAGGATCTTCTCTTTTAA
- the LOC105832610 gene encoding nuclear nucleic acid-binding protein C1D, whose protein sequence is MDADFEELSHDVNLIERLKQFSEAAFKIQDMVELANNPSLFDKFSNTDKIKYNLLLSYSLNSLFWMYLRAEGIDPSNHRIRSENERLKKAMVRAKQISDKNTLMPRVNKGAAKRFVRNSLWELDCSKAKKHKTTEKKIEKSEESPPI, encoded by the exons ATGGATGCTGATTTTGAGGAACTTTCGCACGACGTAAACTTAATTGAGAGATTGAAGCAGTTCAGCGAAGCGGCCTTTAAAATCCAAGATATGGTGGAGCTGGCCAACAATCCGTCGCTGTTCGATAAATTTTCTAAcacagataaaattaaatataatttgttgctGTCCTACAGTCTCAATAGTTTGTTCTGGATGTACTTGAGGGCCGAAG ggATTGACCCATCAAACCACCGAATCAGATCAGAGAATGAGAGATTGAAGAAAGCAATGGTACGAGCGAAACAGATCAGTGATAAAAATACACTTATGCCACGTGTCAACAAAGGTGCTGCTAAGAGATTTGTGAGAAATAGTTTATGGGAATTGGATTGTTCCAAAGCAAAGAAGCACAAGACCACCGAGAAGAAAATTGAGAAATCGGAAGAATCACCACCTATATGA
- the LOC105839739 gene encoding calcium uptake protein 1 homolog, mitochondrial isoform X2, translated as MLLNRSAFAFRQCLRHKPLTADTLFILELQKNYRKNEYEYNQTRNFKNFGHTKKKFTFFSNLPFVLGCTGMLITICFDWQRYFNLIPKVEAASILTEEGQNSENIENVEQEIQKKKKSKKQKIGFRDRKIIEYENRIRAYSTPDKIFRYFATVKITSLEGTEVYMTPDDFLRAITPNMRQPDGLGLDQYRRYDPKNIHNKLELELDEDSIFYKLGSAGLITFSDYIFLLTVLSTSRRHFEIAFRMFDFNGDGDVDSEEFGKVATLIRSQTSIGTRHRDHATTGNTFKGVNSALTTYFFGPQMNQKLTIEKFLDFQQQLQREILGLEFERRNPDEHGNITEVDFTELLLAYAGYPAKKKAKMLKRVKKTFKEDPKGISKEEYLKFFHFLNNINDVDTALTFYHIAGASIDQATLKHVAKTVAHVDLSDHIIQVVYTIFDENMDGQLSNREFVAVMKNRVLRGLEKPKDTGFVKLIQSMIKCAKNSYLLSYDK; from the exons ATGCTGTTGAACAGGAGCGCATTTGCATTTCGACAGTGTCTGCGACACAAGCCTCTGACCGCTGACACACtctttattttagaattacagaaaaattataggAAAAATGAATACGAATACAATCAGACTCGtaacttcaaaaattttggtcATACTAAGAAGAAATTTACCTTTTTCTCTAACCTTCCATTTGTATTGGGTTGCACTGGTATGCTTATAACCATATGTTTTGACTGGCAACG ttacTTCAATTTAATACCTAAAGTGGAAGCTGCCAGTATTCTAACGGAAGAAGGTCAGAATAGTGAAAACATAGAAAATGTAGAACAAGAGAtacaaaagaagaagaagagcaAAAAACAGAAGATTGGATTTCGTGATAGAAAG ATAATAGAGTACGAGAACAGGATTAGAGCGTATTCGACACcagacaaaatttttcgttatttcGCGACTGTGAAAATAACTAGTTTAGAGGGTACTGAGGTCTATATGACACCTGACGATTTTCTTCGCGCTATCACACCAAACATGCGACAGCCGGATG gtCTTGGACTGGACCAGTACAGGCGTTATGATCCAAAG AATATCcacaataaattagaattagaatTGGATGAGGATAGCATCTTCTACAAACTGGGCAGTGCAGGTCTTATTACTTTCTCCGATTACATCTTTTTGCTGACCGTATTGTCAA cttCTAGACGTCACTTTGAGATTGCCTTCAGAATGTTCGACTTCAACGGAGATGGTGATGTCGATTCCGAAGAATTTGGAAAAGTAGCTACATTGATACGGTCACAAACTAGCATAGGTACTCGACATCGTGATCACGCGACCACAGGAAATACATTTAAG GGTGTAAATTCTGCGCTAACAACATACTTTTTTGGGCCACAAATGAATCAGAAACTAACAATCGAGAAGTTTTTAGACTTCCAGCAGCAGCTACAACGAGAAATTCTGGGTCTTGAG TTTGAACGACGAAATCCGGATGAGCATGGCAATATCACTGAGGTAGATTTTACGGAATTATTGTTGGCTTACGCTGGATATCCAGcgaaaaaaaaggcaaaaatgtTGAAGAGAGTGAAAAAGAC CTTTAAAGAAGATCCGAAAGGAATCAGTAAAGAGGAATATCTTAagttttttcactttttaaacaacattaacGATGTTGATACAGCCCTAACATTTTATCATATTGCTGGTGCATCTATTGATCAAG CGACATTGAAGCACGTGGCAAAAACTGTAGCACATGTTGATCTAAGTGACCACATCATTCAAGTAGTATACACAATTTTTGATGAGAAta TGGACGGACAACTCAGTAATCGGGAGTTTGTGGCTGTGATGAAGAATCGTGTGCTTCGTGGCCTAGAAAAGCCAAAGGATACTGGATTTGTCAAGTTAATTCAATCCATGATAAAGTGCGCAAAAAATAGCTATCTCCTAtcatatgataaataa